A region of Faecalibacterium taiwanense DNA encodes the following proteins:
- the speB gene encoding agmatinase — protein sequence MQPNIENFIGCDSSYRAASIVLYGAPYDSTTSYRPGARFGPAAIRHESYGLETYSPYQNADLTDFDIFDSGDLELCFGSSESALADIEARAEEILQDGKFPLLLGGEHLVTLGAVRAAVKKYPDLHIVHFDAHADLRDDYLGAKLSHACVLRRCHELVGDGRIHQFCIRSGDRAEFEFAAQHTEMHKFDFTGLAELTEQLCESKVPVYLTIDLDCLDPSCFPGTGTPEAGGVSFLQLLDAIRTVTKANIVAADLNELAPTLDTTGVSTATACKVLRETLIALDKGWPGFQV from the coding sequence ATGCAACCCAACATTGAAAACTTCATCGGCTGTGACAGCAGCTACCGCGCCGCCAGCATCGTGCTGTACGGTGCGCCCTACGATTCCACCACCAGCTACCGCCCGGGCGCACGGTTCGGCCCGGCGGCCATCCGACACGAAAGCTATGGTCTGGAGACCTACAGCCCCTATCAGAATGCCGACCTGACCGATTTTGACATCTTCGACAGCGGCGATCTGGAGCTGTGCTTCGGCTCCAGCGAGAGTGCCCTTGCGGACATCGAAGCCCGCGCAGAGGAGATCCTGCAGGACGGAAAGTTCCCATTGCTGCTGGGCGGTGAACATCTGGTGACGCTGGGTGCCGTGCGGGCTGCTGTGAAGAAATATCCGGATCTGCACATCGTGCACTTTGATGCCCACGCCGACCTGCGGGACGACTACCTTGGTGCAAAGCTGAGCCACGCCTGCGTGCTGCGCCGCTGCCATGAGCTGGTGGGCGACGGCCGCATCCATCAGTTCTGCATCCGCAGCGGCGACCGCGCCGAGTTCGAGTTTGCAGCCCAGCACACTGAGATGCACAAATTCGATTTTACCGGCCTTGCCGAGCTGACGGAACAGCTGTGCGAGAGCAAGGTGCCCGTCTACCTGACCATCGACCTCGACTGTCTGGACCCCTCCTGCTTCCCCGGCACCGGCACGCCCGAAGCCGGCGGCGTGAGCTTTTTGCAGCTTCTGGATGCCATCCGCACCGTGACGAAAGCCAACATCGTAGCCGCAGACCTCAACGAGCTGGCTCCCACGCTGGATACCACCGGCGTTTCCACCGCCACCGCCTGCAAGGTGCTGCGCGAAACACTGATCGCGCTGGACAAGGGCTGGCCCGGCTTTCAGGTCTGA
- a CDS encoding saccharopine dehydrogenase family protein yields MSKVLIIGCGGVASVAIHKCCQVPEVFTEICIASRTKSKCDKLAAELAPKTATKITTAQVDADKVDEVIALIKAYQPDLVMNIALPYQDLTIMDACLACGVNYMDTANYEPENTDDPEWRAIYEKRCKEAGFSAYFDYSWQWAYAKKFEEAGLTALLGSGFDPGVTQAYCAYAKKHEFDTIDTIDILDCNGGDHGYAFATNFNPEINLREVSAPGSYWENGHWVEIPAMSIKREYNFDQVGDKDMYLLHHEEIESLAKNIPEAKRIRFFMTFGQSYLDHMRCLEDVGMLSTTPVNFNGQEIVPIQFLKALLPDPASLGPRTKGKTNIGCIFTGKKDGKEKTYYIYNVCDHQECYKEVGSQAISYTTGVPAMCGALMLLTGKWTTKGVHTVEEFDPDPYLDALDKYGLPRSESHSPALVD; encoded by the coding sequence ATGAGCAAAGTTCTGATCATCGGCTGCGGCGGCGTGGCCTCCGTTGCCATCCACAAGTGCTGTCAGGTACCCGAGGTGTTCACCGAGATCTGCATCGCCAGCCGTACCAAGTCCAAGTGCGACAAGCTGGCTGCAGAACTGGCCCCCAAAACCGCTACCAAGATCACCACCGCACAGGTGGATGCCGACAAGGTGGACGAAGTGATCGCCCTCATCAAGGCTTATCAGCCCGACCTCGTGATGAACATTGCCCTGCCCTATCAGGACCTGACCATCATGGATGCCTGTCTTGCCTGCGGCGTAAACTACATGGACACCGCCAACTACGAGCCGGAGAACACCGACGACCCGGAGTGGCGTGCCATCTACGAGAAGCGCTGCAAGGAAGCGGGCTTCTCCGCCTACTTTGATTACAGCTGGCAGTGGGCCTACGCAAAGAAGTTTGAGGAAGCCGGCCTGACCGCCCTGCTGGGCAGCGGCTTCGACCCGGGCGTGACCCAGGCTTACTGCGCCTACGCCAAAAAGCACGAGTTCGACACCATTGACACCATTGATATTCTGGACTGCAACGGCGGCGACCACGGCTATGCCTTTGCCACCAACTTTAACCCCGAGATCAACCTGCGCGAGGTGTCCGCTCCCGGCAGCTACTGGGAGAATGGCCACTGGGTGGAGATCCCGGCTATGAGCATCAAGCGGGAATACAACTTCGATCAGGTGGGCGACAAGGATATGTACCTGCTGCACCACGAGGAGATCGAGTCCCTTGCCAAGAACATCCCGGAGGCAAAGCGCATCCGCTTCTTCATGACCTTTGGCCAGAGCTATCTCGACCACATGCGCTGTCTGGAGGATGTGGGCATGCTGTCCACCACCCCGGTCAACTTCAACGGGCAGGAGATCGTGCCCATCCAGTTCCTCAAGGCTCTGCTGCCGGACCCCGCCAGCCTTGGCCCCCGCACCAAGGGCAAGACCAACATCGGCTGCATCTTCACCGGCAAGAAGGACGGCAAGGAAAAGACCTACTATATTTATAATGTGTGCGACCATCAGGAGTGCTACAAGGAGGTCGGCTCTCAGGCCATCAGCTACACCACCGGCGTACCGGCCATGTGCGGCGCACTGATGCTGCTCACCGGCAAGTGGACCACCAAGGGCGTGCACACTGTGGAAGAGTTTGATCCGGACCCGTATCTGGACGCTCTGGACAAGTACGGCCTGCCCCGTTCCGAGAGCCACAGCCCGGCGCTGGTGGACTGA